From the Mus musculus strain C57BL/6J chromosome 10, GRCm38.p6 C57BL/6J genome, the window AAGCACTGATAAAATGTGCTTTTAAACcaactaaaaatattttctcacacCTCAGTAATTAAAAATTATGAGTTTGGTTTTATTCCAAAATAAAGTATAGATGGAATGCCTTTTTGCCACGCATTGGTTTTCAACAAGCAAGAAGAACATATGgtgttctctcctcctctcccatctccagATTGCACAGCCCTGATTCCTGCCTCCTTTTATACATGAGGTTTATTGCATATGGATAGAAATGTCTTTTCATTCTGTAGTTCACACTGAAAGAGTGTCATAGTGTGAGAGGGCTCATGGGCATAATCCTCATGGCAGTGTTGGGGGAGGTAATACATTAAAATATAGGAaatcaaaggataatataaatacTAGAATTTCCCATTGCAAGTTATGTGCTTTCTCTAAGATAAGTCTCTACTATATCCCTTACTATCTATGTtactttcctccccaaattctAGACATTCTCTTTGTTCTGAGTtctataaaaatcaaacaaaccttTAGAATTAAGAATCACAAGTCATGGATGTAGGTCCTGATATTCCTGTCAATGTGTATATTCCTCTAAGTGTTGACTCAAGCATCTTATTGCTTCTGAATGTCAGACACTTCCATTAgcaaattattttgtattttgtactAGAAATGCCATAGCTTTGACTACAATAGAGTAAAATGAACAATTGTTCTGCCAACAAGACTTATGAATTAGTTAGTATTCTACACATGCACCATGAACCTAGGGATAAAATACATACTGGTAACAAGAAAGACCTAAAagattatatatttcaaaacCATTAAACAATCATAAggtaagagattttaaaaaagaaagaaagaaagaaagaagaaaaaaagctccAGCCATTTCTGTAGAAATTTCTGAACCAATCAGTGATTGAGGGAGGAGATGAAGGGAAAAAATATTCCAAGCTAAAGATGGTGTGGCAGTCTGCAGCTTTCTGAAAAGCACGTTAGCGATATCAGGACAATAAGCTCCCATCTGTAGACTTCCTCCAGCCATCTCATCATTTTCTCTCCTTATACACTGAGTGAACACTTATGTACAAATGCAAATTAGCTTACCTAGTTTGAAGCACTTGAGGACAAGCATTTAAAGGTTGCCATTTAAAGGCTGGTTGACCTCATTCTGTCACTTTAAGGTCTGTTGTTGAACACATCATTATGGACTGAATCGTGCTTCAACCTCTGGTTCCTGAGTTGAAACCTCaatgctcccacccccaccccatacctAAGAGTACAGCTGTATTTAGAAACAGGTATGTTAGTTAGTGATATGGTTGCACTGGGAGGCAGCTCTTAGGAGGTGGGCCCTAATGCAACCATGACTTgttcttagaaaaagaaaatttggttGTACACAATTGTAGTTGTCTGGCAGCCATGGAGAACTGAGTACACCTGAAATAAAATAGGACTGGCAGgcaggtgagagaaaaatgaagccaagacaaagatttctgatcaaggttcaaagtTTACTTTTCAGCTCTGTGTTCTTATAGGCAAAACCCACAGACCCATCCCTTTGTTTCAGTTGGATTGAGTTGCAGAGCAAGCTCAGCTGGTGGTCAACTTCTCAAGGAAAATGCGAATGCAGTAAGGCTGGCAAAGACTCCAGCCAGGTTGTTTAGCCAATTCAAGGCTGAGGGTAGGGCACACACAGTGACACTAAGAATGTGCAGGACCTGTGAAGACAAAGTGAATTCTCACTAGAAGGTGGCCATCTGAAAGCCAGGAAGAGAGGCTTTAcaaatagagatagatagaatGGTTGACCTCGGGCTTCTGCCCTCCAGAGCTGTGAGTATGCAGGCCTCTTGGTATCTGATAGAGGTCCCTTTTATTAAAACTGCTCTAGAAACTCATACAGTTTCTTAAGACCACAATAATGATTGCAGGCCCTCTCACGAAGTAGAGATTTTTATCTTGTGCTTTTTGTtgggagagagaacacagagagggaaatcaATGACTTACTCTAGTTTGAATGCAAATCACAATTAACTTTAATCTTCAAATGGAAGATTAGAGTCAAGGTTCTTTAATAATTCAATATCACACTTATGGGCTCAGAAACCTTGCTAAGAGGTATAAAATATTGTGTTAgagtgagaggaggggagagatggCGGGGTGGCTTACTGTCTGAGACAGggcaattttacattttatatccaGTCCCTAGAGAGCAAGAGCCTTACTTCTTGGAGCAACCTGAATACTATAGTCAGTCCATATGTAGCTCTGGGCTGGCAGAGtcactaacatttaaaatattgtaggAAAGTATTAGTAAACAGGTAGGTGTTCtctttttttaagtgtatttttaCTTAGTCATTAATGGTATGTTTCTGTGGTGTGTATAAATGCTAAATTTGAATTGCTAAAACAAGTAGCTTAAGTTTATGTTTATCAAGTAAATGTGTATGAAATTTCTTCTCActtaaaattatctttgtttcttcacacacttaaaatatttgaaaacatcgTATATTTTAGTTTGAAAGCTTTTACAACTCATGGTTGTACTGTATTGTATGATTCGttatctcaaaaaagtaaaactaCCCGTCTTAAAACTTCCCTTGTTCTAgaaattattatatttacattaaaattatgagtgctacattaaagaaaaacagattaccagtgcaaaaataaataaatgcatctgGTCAGATATTCTATTTGAGACCTTGCTCTATAGCAGTTTCCTCCAAGATTAAAATCATCTATCTTGGAAGGATGCTCTTTAAGACACTGGATGTTAGAAAGGTTAGACAGCAGAATGTGCTAAGGGGAGATGAAATATTCTGTTCTGCAGGGAAGCTCATTAAACTCAGGAAATCAGGACCTCAAAGGTTTcaagaagtccctgaaactgaccagacatATTAGACTCCTTTCTCTCTAAACAAGAAACTCTCAGGCCAGCTGAGCTGCTTCAAAGTGAAAGATCCACCAAGCTATCTTCAAAAAGCAGAGGCCAGCCAAACTACCTAGAAGAAACAGAgacctgctgagctgcctggaagggCTGCTCTGAGAGTTTCTGAACAGAACTTTCATTCTTCTTTGAGGAAGAACTAACTGGAATAGATGgcctccaacctgttgagctgcctgcaggtcaTACATATGCTCTGGCTTTCCAGGTTTGGAGTGCTGTCACCCATACTGAGGAGGGCTGtggtgatgtagctgtctctgaataatttctgctcctgtaggtgacccctcacccatattcttAAAAGTAATCAGAGtgaaactcattggttcaccaactggatttttttttctcctctccagAAGCAGTGTCTTAGAAGAGACCTCATTACGGTTGATTTTGAAAGCGGCTGAAGAAAGCCCTCTGGTTGGGGACTTATTGTATGTGGCTGCTGTAACAAATTACAATAAATTTTAACATCTCTGTCCTGTTCAGCTCTAGAAATCCAAACTCCACACAGTTTTCATTGGGTTAAAGTTAAACATCAGCAGAGTTTGTGCCTTTGGCAACTGAGCATAGAAtccatttggttttggttttgaagaGTTAAACAGATGTCTACTCATCTCATATAGGGAGGAGACACAGGCCAGATTAAGGATACCACCAAAATCCAGTTTGGTAAACCAATGAATTTCACTCTGGTTGCTTTTAAGAATATGGGGGAGGGTTACcaacaggagcagaaatgactcaaagacagctgcatcaccaaagcccaccatAGCATGGGTGGTGGCTCACGAAACCTGGAAAACCAGAGCTTACTACCCAATCTGCAGGTAGCTCAATAGGCTGTCTATTACTGGTAGCTTAGTTGGTCCGAGTTCCCTTTAAGCTGCTCAGCAGGTCTTTGTTTCTTCTAGGAGTTTGTctggtctcttctttttctttcattttctttttaatttttaaaaattgaatattttctttatttacatttcaaaagttatcccctttcccagtcccccacAACCCTCTTATTCCACCTCTctcccctgcttctctgagggtgttcccccacctactcacccaatcctgcctccccacccttgaattcccctacactggggcattgaggcttcacaggaccaaggacctctcctcttattgatacccaacaaggccatcctctgttacatatgcagctggagccatgggtccctccatgtgtactcctttggttggtgctttagtctctGCAGAGCCcagggggatctggttggttgatattattgttcttcctatggggttgcaaaccccttcagttccttcagtcctttctctaactcttccattggggaccccattgggtaccccatgttcagtccaatggttggctatgaacattcacctctgtatttttccatctctggcagagcctctcaggagagagttatatcaggctcctatcagaatgcatttcttggcatccacaatagagtctgggtttggtgactgcatatgggatagattcccaggtggggcagtctttggatggcctttccttcactctctgctccacactttgtctccatatttgctcccatgtgtattttgttcccctttctaaaaaggaccaaaacacccacactttggtcttcattcttttttagcttcatgtggtctgtgaattatatcttgggtattccaagcatgtggctaatacccacttatcattgagtgcataccgtgtgtgttcttttgtgactgggttacctcactcaggataatactttctagttccatccatttgcctaaaaatttcatgacttcattgtttttaatagctgagtagtattccattgtgtaaatgtaccacattttttgtatccattcctctgttgagggacatctggtttcttttcagattctggctattatatataaggctgctatgaacatagtagagcatgtgcccttgtatgttggagaatattttgggtatatgcccagcagtggtatagctggattctcaggtaatactatgtccaattttctgaggaacagccagactgacttccagagtggttgtacaagcttgcaatcccaccaacagtggaggagtgttcctctttctccaaatcctcaccagcatctgctgtcacctgagtttttgatcttagccattctgactggtgtgaggtggaatctcagggttgttttgatttgcatttccctaatgactaaacatgttgaacatttctttaggtacttctcagcccttcggtattccttagttgagaattctttgtttagctctgtaccccatttttattagggttatttgattctctagagtctaactgacttcttaagttcttaagtgaccccaaacattccaccagagaactcctaaacctgataaacaacttcagcaaagtggctagatataataactcaaacaaatcagtagccttcctttactcaaaggataaacaaactgagaaagaaattagggaaaaaacacccttcacagtagtcacaaataatataaaataccatgttgtgactctaatcaagcaagatCTGCATGACAtgaagttcaagtctctgaagaaagaaattgaagatgatctcagaagatggaaagatctcccatgctcgtggattggtaggattaatatagtaaaaatggccatcttaccaaaagcaatctacagattcaatgcaatccccaccaaaactccaactcaattctttatagagttagaaagagcaattctcaaattcatttggaataacaaaaacccaggatagcaaaaactattctcaacaataaaaaaaacttctggcagaatcaccattcctgacctcaagctgtattacagagcaatagtgataaaaactgcacagtactGGTACAGCAATAGACAGGTAgctcaatgaaatagaattgaagacccaaaaatgaacccacacacctatgatcacttgatctttgacaaaagagctaaaatgatcttgtgggaaaaagacagcatttcaacaaatggtgctggttcaactggaggtcagcatgtagaagagcACGAaccgacccattcttatctcaaagctcaagtccaagtggatcaagacctcctcataaaaccatatacactgaatctgaagtgaaagtggagaaaagccttgaacacatgggcacagggggaaagttcctgaacggaacaccaatggcttatgcacTAAGACCAAGAATCAACAACTtggacctcttaaaattgcaaagcttctgtaaggcaaaggacactgtcaataggacagaaTGACAACCAACAGACTGGTCTTTGCTTTTTCAAAGCAGCTAGGCTGATCTTTCATTTTGAGGTAGCTCAGCTGGTCTTAAAGTCTCTGAGCAAACCTTACAGCTTATATGAgcgtgggggggggagaggagtgAAATATGTCTGGTCAGTTTCAAGGACTTCCTGAAACCTTAGAGGTCCTTATTTCCTGAGCTTAATGGGCTCCAGTATTTAGAGCTTGTAGTTCTTAGTACATAGCCTCCCTTTCTACCCTCAAAGTTAGAGCCTTAATGTCTTTACCCACGTCACTACCTTCTTTGTGATTTTCTTACAGCTCCCCTCTTACAAGAACCTTTGTTATCATCCTGAATGATCCAAGATGATCTCCCCATTGCAAGATCTCTAATTTCATCAATTCTACATGTCCATTTTGCCAAGTAAGTTAACACTGATCTGTTCTAGGAGTTGGGGCATGGCCATGCCTGGAAGTCTCGGAATTCGGAGTGGATAATGTATTTGGAGTGTGACAGGGAGAGAATGAAGGGTGGAAATACATTCAGATAACACTTCAGTGTAGTGACAACATTTAGATATTAATTCTCCCTAGGTATTTGCCATGACACCACTCTGGACTATCTAGAAAGGTCATCTcacataaattataaaattctgGGAGCAGGGCTAGCATTTGGCACATACTGATGAGTTCACGTTGGCACGTCTGACAGACCACTCTGCATTCAAGGTAAGAGCATGGCAGAGCCAGGGTTATACTCTCCCAGCCTGTCTAGCTCAGGTGGCCACTCTGCTCTGTCGCAGTGTCTGTCCTTTCTAATTTGATGAGCAAAGTGCTCATCAAACACAATATGATCCTCACCTGAGAGCGCCAGAAACTTCTGAATTATAAAGAACCTGATATTTTATATTCAGACTCACCTTACATTATTGTTGAGGAATCCCAGGTCTGACTGGAAATCAAGAAATAAACTGACATTGAGAGATTGTAATCATCAAGCCTATATATCCAGGGTAGCAAAGCTACTGATGGCATAGTCTGTGTTTCTCGTCCACTTTGGGCTAAGGCTGTTCAGTCAACATTCTACACAGCATGTTATGGCTGAATCATGTCCCTAATACCTTGCAGCTCAGATAATAACTGTATTTGCAGAGAGACCATTCAAAGAAAGAACTGAGGTTAAATGAGGCCTATGGGGTAGAGCTCTCAGCCAACTTGGCTGGTGTCCTATAAAAAGAACCAATAGGCATACGCATATGCAGAGGAAAGGACACATAAGAACATAGTGATAAGGTCACCATACATAAGCCTTGGCTGACAGAGGCCCCAGAAGAAACCAATCCTGAAAAGTCAATGAAATCCAACATGAAAAGTCATCTTGAgataagaaaatatgaaaataacccAATAACACAAGTGGACAGACCTTACTCTAACTTAAGCTTGTTCTTGGCCTACTAATATCCGAAAtgtgaagaaaataaatttttattgtttgaacTAGGCAGTTAGGCTACAGGCATTAGAAACTACCCAGGCTAGAAGCAGCTGAGCGTGGTCCACATTCCTGAGGTTTCTCCTGGGGATAAATTACAGTTCTAAATACTTTTCAGCATTCATaagagcttcacacacacacacacacacacacacacacacacacacacacacacacacacacacaagcttcatATACAGAATATGGAGTAAGTAGTCTCCCAGGTTGGAATGATGCCAAATTAATAAGGTAGACAAGCTGTCTCACACTAATAGTGACATATGAGTCTGATTAATTTAAATGTGAAGACTATTTATCATTTAATAAAGTTAATTTGTTTGGTAAATAAGAACCTAGGGGTTTTGGTTAGGCATGAACTATGCTTTTAGCTCCCAGTTGTTTTATTTAGATCTGCCAAGAGCCACACTGCTCCGTTCTCTACATATATCTGGACCATATTATGGGGAGAGACTTGCAAGTCATGTCGTGTGCCCTACTAAGCCTGCTGAGAACCAGGGGACTGTTAACATTTCTGTGCTGTACGTGGTCTTTGATTGTTTTCCTGGGAATTCAATGAAAAccatctcaaaataacaaaatataaaaataacctaCTAAAAAGAGTAGTTGGGTGTCTCTGTAACCCAACAGAGGCAATATTAAAAGGCCAGGGCATCATGGTATTAAATGCCATCAGTAGAGTATAGCAGAAAGTTTGCAAACCAGTATTTAAAACAgaaatgtacattttatttaaaaaaatgatagcaAAGGTATGAAGAACACACATTTCTAGGAGTAACAGacatttattaaatgtttttatagtAAAATATTGAGCTTAGTCTATTATAACACACAGGCTTGAGCTTCTACGAAGCAGGGTGCCTCTCCAGAAGGAAGATGTCTGTGTAAACACAGGTTGGGATTCTAGGATGCTATTCTTACAAATGTGTCCTTTCTGTTCCTTCTAGTGACTGCAATAGGAATGTTCACAAATGTTTAGGCTTTGGGAAAAACCAGCAAAATTTCCTGAGTATTCCATTAgacttttgaaaataaagatttttattttcgcgtataagtgcctgtgtgtgtgtgtaagtgcaccatatgcatgcctggtgctcacagaggccagaagagagtgttagatcccctgaaaccggagttacagatgactgtgagccaccacgtgggtgcagggaacaaaatcagaattctctccaagaacagccaatgctctctcttaactgctgagacactCTTCCAGGACCCCATTAAACAACTGTTAAAACCATGTTACCTTCATGGAAATGAGAAAGATGTCTAATGGAAACATTCACTTTAGTATTTAGTATCTTTGACAATTTAAGATATTTGATAACCACAACCCTCAAAACTTGTCCCACCAGGAGAGAGTCTTTGGAGTTAGTGGAAGGCTTTCCAGCACAGGGTAAATCACAAGGCAGTTTATCAAGCGATAAATTCATTTTAACCTCCAAGCTGGTGGCATGTGGAGATACGAAGAAATGCTGAGGTTAGCTGATTATTTCTTAGATTAACtagtgataatgataataataatagtattttGGAACAAAATAAGGATGGGGGTAAGTGAATTCTGGACAACAGCAAGTGACTAGATGTTAGATGCAAATAATAGTATCTTTGCTCCTTAGGTGGCGTTCTCTCTGCGCATGTCAGGACAGAAAGTCTACAAACTACAGTAGCTCACTCACTTTTCACATCACTTTGCAGAGAAAATGTTTGATTCTGAGGCTCTAAAGTTACAGCTAGTTGCTTTTTGCTATTTATCTCTAAACCATGGACTTCtccaccatgttttttttttccattaaaatatcACCCTAGCAAAACtgatgtgtaatatatatatacatactgccCATAAAGAGTTCAGAATATGATTCACAACAGATGTAACAGAAATGAGTTCTCCCATTAAGTAATGTAAGCAATCTTGAATAAAGCAATTCAGAAAATCCCATCTTAAGACTGCACTCTCTCTCATTTATGTCTATTGAGTATTAGACCTGAGTTTAACACTtcttgtccacactttggtaccCCGCACTTTCTGTACTGGCTACTTCCCTCTATGAAGATGATCATTGATAATAGGATTTGAAAGTAAAGCCAAGTTCTTAATATGAATGCAGGTATTTTGCATCTATGTCAACAAAAGAAACCATGCTTTCAGAGAGtgagaaaacaaaaatctcacgTGATAACCTACAGATCTGCAGGGAAAAGGAACCCATACATACAGCCATCTTCATTACAGAGTTAACCAGCCATTTCTAACACGCTGACATTTGAGTTTAAAAGGCTTGCAACCAATGCTTTAAGGAGGCAAACACTGGCTAAAGTAGTATATACCTCCAAGGAAAATGGTCAGTGgtaaaaataaacactaaaaccttgtctcagaagttCCTCGCTTCAAGTTGTTACTCAAAAACTCATCATGTTCAAAACTCAAGTTGTTATGAGATCTTGAGATCATGAGAAGTTTCTCTTTATTGGTAAAATCTTTTTTGATTGCTGTTTGGGGAACGAGCAACCGATCCATCGGGTCCTCTTTGTTCTCCAGTCTCATATACCCTTTGCTGTTGCTCCGATCCAACCGGGGCCAGCTCGGGTGCTTCCTTTGTTCTGCGTGCACGGTGAGTGTGGAAGGACCTCTGTCTAAGTCTAGGGATTTGGAGTGAGAAGAGAGCAAATGCAAGGATGTGTTGGAGCCAAACTGTCTTCTTGCAGCTCCCGGAGACAAGAGCTGTCCAGTCCCGGGGCCCAGAGCCACAGAGGACTTGTATTGACTAGATAGGGACTCCCCAACGGAATTGTTCCTTGGGAGTAACGTGACAGCAGGCTGAAAGGACTCACCAGAGCTCGGCAGTGGGACCACGAGGGAATCCATGGAAAGATTCCTGGACCTAGTTTTGAGGTTGTCTGCGACCTCAGTGATGCTGTCTATACTGGGCTCGTCAATGACACAGTTATTAAGCTTGATCACAGGTAGCGTGAAAGCACTGATGGATGACGACACAATCGATTTGGTGTCACACTTCTTGGAGCTGCTGGCCTTGTCATCGGTGGCCTTGGCTGGAGGTGGATAAAGGCCAAAGACAGAGACTGCACTGTCAGATAGCAACGGGGGCATGAGGTGCCCCAGGCTCTTACTTTCAGTCAACATCAGTTCATCCTCCTCCACAGAGCTGTCCACCCGAAAGCTGTTCCGCATCCCTGAGAAGGAGGCCAAGGTGGTGGCAGCCAGCCTGGATGCACAGGGGCTGCCGTTCTGCTTCACTTCTGTGTCTCCCAGCAAGCCTGCGTATAGgccatttgcctgcttctgctcctTGAGTCTCAGAGTGTGGATGTCGATGACTGTGGAGTAGATATCCCTCATGTGgatgattttggtttctttgtcgcGGTTCTCATGAAGAATGGCATTGGcgcagatgaaaatgaagatgccGATGCCCATGGTGAACGGGCCAAGCATCTTCATCTTATCGGAATGTAGATGCTGCTCAAAGAAGCGCACCACCACACCGCCCTGGTTCCGAACCACTTGGGTCTCATTGGTGGACAGCGTGGTCTCTGCGTCAATGAAGTGCTCCTTCTGGGGCCAATATCCAAGGACTGCCATGGCGATTCCTATGATGGACACCAGCACTCCCAGAATGAGGAAAAAGCCAGATGGAGAATAAAGTCGGATTTTCCCACGGACCACCACAACATCTGCTCGTGGGCGCCGTCTGACGGGTTTCTGATCCTGGGTAGCAGGCAGTGGGCTGAGGTTAATGTGTTGCTGAGACCTGGCAGAGTCCTGCCGCTTCAAGGCCGCCAGGCCGGTGATGACCCCACCAGTGGCTATCATAGTTTCCTCTTGTGctctgaaaagaaaggaaacagatgaTCCACAGGTGAGCCCAGGGAGACTGCAATTGAGGCTGAGGACTGCTCATACAGGGGATTGGCTGCTATTGTTCCACGTGATAAAAGCAGAGGCGTAGCTTTTAAATCCTTACAGTTTGGGAAGAGGTTATGTTTGTTGACTAATGTGAATttttggattctctctctctctctctctctctctctctctctctctctctctccttccctccctccttccctccttctctacctccttctctccctccttccttccctccctccctccctccctccctccctccctctctctctctctctctctctctctctctctctctctctctctttctcccctagtGTTAATAAAATTCGAactcaagaaatattttttttattttgacaccTAGTATATTAAGCTGTCCCTTGGTCACAAGCCCCCATCCTACCCCTAGAATCACAATTTTCACCattgtttgttattttaaagaaacaggGACTTGAGTAAGAAGATAGGTGGTCGGTTGGTAGTGTCTGCCTTACAAGTGTGAAGAGCTAAGTTCAATATTCCTTTAGATCTGGGTGTGGTGGAATGCTTATGTGAGCtgggcactggggaggcagagacaggaggatagatGCCTTGGGTTCCCAGACCACCTAGCCTAGTGGAAGCccccagttccaggccagtgatagacaaaggcaaggtagatgggatcctgaacacacacacacacacacacacacacacacacgaggaaaACATTATACTAAACAGGTCAAAGGAAATCTCCAGACTTACCAAACGAATACACTCCAGAATGCATGGTGAAAGTTGCATCACGTTTAGCGTCACGTTTAGTTTCTCTCTACACCGTCATCCCCCTTACTTGCCTGGTTCTCTGGACACCACTAGCCTCTTCACTTTCTAAGTCTTCCTGCTCCTACACTGACCTCCCCATTTTGAACTCTGGCTCTTCTTTCTTCAGCCCAAAGTAAAATTTCAGTCCCTAGAGTCCCTTCCTTGGATGCTTGTCTTGACTCATCCTTGATTCCCACATCTTCCACGATGGCCTTTATGCTAGGCGTCCTCAGGCTGCGATTTAGATCACATCCTGAATTTC encodes:
- the Tmem200a gene encoding transmembrane protein 200A isoform X1, which gives rise to MRAQEETMIATGGVITGLAALKRQDSARSQQHINLSPLPATQDQKPVRRRPRADVVVVRGKIRLYSPSGFFLILGVLVSIIGIAMAVLGYWPQKEHFIDAETTLSTNETQVVRNQGGVVVRFFEQHLHSDKMKMLGPFTMGIGIFIFICANAILHENRDKETKIIHMRDIYSTVIDIHTLRLKEQKQANGLYAGLLGDTEVKQNGSPCASRLAATTLASFSGMRNSFRVDSSVEEDELMLTESKSLGHLMPPLLSDSAVSVFGLYPPPAKATDDKASSSKKCDTKSIVSSSISAFTLPVIKLNNCVIDEPSIDSITEVADNLKTRSRNLSMDSLVVPLPSSGESFQPAVTLLPRNNSVGESLSSQYKSSVALGPGTGQLLSPGAARRQFGSNTSLHLLSSHSKSLDLDRGPSTLTVHAEQRKHPSWPRLDRSNSKGYMRLENKEDPMDRLLVPQTAIKKDFTNKEKLLMISRSHNNLSFEHDEFLSNNLKRGTSETRF
- the Tmem200a gene encoding transmembrane protein 200A, with the protein product MIATGGVITGLAALKRQDSARSQQHINLSPLPATQDQKPVRRRPRADVVVVRGKIRLYSPSGFFLILGVLVSIIGIAMAVLGYWPQKEHFIDAETTLSTNETQVVRNQGGVVVRFFEQHLHSDKMKMLGPFTMGIGIFIFICANAILHENRDKETKIIHMRDIYSTVIDIHTLRLKEQKQANGLYAGLLGDTEVKQNGSPCASRLAATTLASFSGMRNSFRVDSSVEEDELMLTESKSLGHLMPPLLSDSAVSVFGLYPPPAKATDDKASSSKKCDTKSIVSSSISAFTLPVIKLNNCVIDEPSIDSITEVADNLKTRSRNLSMDSLVVPLPSSGESFQPAVTLLPRNNSVGESLSSQYKSSVALGPGTGQLLSPGAARRQFGSNTSLHLLSSHSKSLDLDRGPSTLTVHAEQRKHPSWPRLDRSNSKGYMRLENKEDPMDRLLVPQTAIKKDFTNKEKLLMISRSHNNLSFEHDEFLSNNLKRGTSETRF